From Pseudomonas sp. G2-4:
CAGCGGCAAGGACATCGACCTGGTGCGCAAGCACGCCATCGAGCTGGCCACGGAGCTGGACAAGAACTCGCACATCGGCGAAATCATTTACGACTGGAATGAGCCGGGCAAGGTCCTGCGCATCGACATCGCCCAGGACAAAGCGCGGCAATTGGGGTTGTCTTCGGATGACGTGGCCAAGCTGATGAACAGCATCGTCAGCGGCTCGCCAGTGACCCAGGTCAACGACGATATTTACCTGATCGACGTGGTCGGCCGTGCTGAAGACGCCGAGCGCGGTTCGCCGGAAACCCTGCAGAACCTGCAGATCGTCACGCCGAGCGGTACCTCGATTCCGCTGCTGGCGTTCGCCACGGTGCGCTACGAATTGGAACAGCCGCTGGTATGGCGTCGCGACCGCAAGCCGACCATCACCATCAAGGCCGCCGTGCGCGATGAAATCCAACCCACGGACCTGGTGAAGCAACTGCAGCCGGAGATCGACAGGTTCGCCGCCGGCCTGCCGGTGGGCTACAAGGTCGCTACCGGCGGTACGGTGGAGGAGAGCAGCAAGGCCCAGGGACCTATCGCCAGTGTGGTGCCGCTGATGCTGTTCCTGATGGCGACGTTCCTGATGATCCAGCTGCACAGCGTGCAGAAACTGTTCCTGGTGGCCAGCGTCGCGCCCCTCGGGCTCATTGGGGTGGTACTGGCGCTGGTGCCGACGGGAACGCCCATGGGCTTCGTGGCGATCCTTGGGATTCTCGCGTTGATCGGCATCATTATCCGCAACTCGGTGATCCTGGTGACCCAGATCGATGAATATGAACGTGACGGCTACGAGCCTTGGGATGCCGTGGTGGAAGCCACTCAGCACCGGCGCCGCCCGATCCTGCTCACCGCCGCTGCGGCGAGCCTGGGGATGATCCCGATTGCGCGGGAAGTGTTCTGGGGGCCGATGGCCTACGCGATGATTGGCGGGATCATCATCGCCACGCTGCTGACGCTGCTGTTCCTGCCGGCGTTGTATGTGGCCTGGTACAAGATTCGTGAGCCCAAGCGCGATTGAGACATGGGAGCTTGCCATGCACTGCTTCTGTGGCGAGGGAGCTTGCTCCCGCTGGGCTGCGAAGCAGCCCAATAAGCGATGAGCGCTTCGCACTCAAGCGGGAGCAAGCTCCCTCGCCACGGGTTTCTGCGGAGCTTGATCTTCGGTGAAATCCTGTGGGAGCGAGCTTGCTCGCGATGAGGCCAGCCCAGTCAGCCTGGCCTTTTACTTGCGCAACAACCGCAACCCATTGAACACCACCAGCAAACTCACCCCCATATCGGCAAACACCGCCATCCACATGGTCGCGAACCCGGCAAAGGTCACCCCAAGGAAGATCACCTTGATCACCAGCGCCAAGGCGATGTTCTGCTTGAGGATGCTTGAGGTCTGCCGCGACAGGCGGATAAATGCCGGAATCTTGCGCAGATCATCGTCCATCAAGGCGACATCGGCCGTCTCGATGGCTGTATCGGTCCCGGCCGCCGCCATGGCGAAGCCGATTTCCGAGCGAGCCAAGGCTGGGGCGTCGTTGATGCCGTCGCCCACCATGCCGACACGGTGCCCCTGGGCGTACAGCGCCTCGATGGCTTGCAGCTTGTCTTCCGGCAGCAGGTCGCCCCGGGCCTGATCGATGCCCACTTGCGCGGCAATCGCTTCAGCGGTGTGGGCATTGTCGCCGGTCAGCATCAGGGTCTTGATCCCCAGGTCATGCAGTTGCCGGATGGCTTCGCGGCTGGAGTCCTTCACGGTGTCGGCCACGGCAAATAGCGCCAAGGGGCCGCTGCCGTCGAGCAGCAACACCACGGACTTGCCCTGTTTTTCCAGGGCGAAGAGTTTTTCTTCCAGCTCGGGGGAGCACAGGCCCAGGTCCTCCACCAGGCGATGATTGCCCAGGTGATAGGTCTGGCCGTTGATGTCTCCGCGCACCCCGCGTCCCGGGAGCGCTGCAAAGTTATCCACAACCTGTGCCGCCCGTTGCTTATCCACAGCGGCATTGGCGATCGCGCGGGAGACCGGGTGATCAGAACGGGCGGCGAGGGCGGCGGCCAGGTCCGGAGCGGTCGATTCTACGGTCGGATCCAGCACCAGATAGTCGGTTTGCACAGGCTTGCCGTGGGTGATCGTGCCGGTCTTGTCCAGGGCCAGGTAGTCGAGCTTGTAGCCGCCCTCCAGGTAGACACCGCCCTTCACCAGGATGCCTTTGCGAGCCGCTGCGGCGAGGCCGCTGACGATGGTCACCGGGGTGGAAATCACCAGTGCGCAGGGGCAGGCCACCACCAGCAGCACCAGCGCCCGGTAGATCCAGTCGAACCACGCCGCGCCCATGAACAGCGGCGGGAGGACAGCCACGGCCAGGGCCAGGACGAACACCGCCGGGGTGTAGATTTTCGAGAACTGATCGACGAAGCGCTGGGTCGGCGCACGGGCGCCCTGGGCTTGCTCCACGGCGTGGATGATCCGCGCCAGGGTGGAATGGTCGGCGGCTGCGGTCACGGTGTACTCCAATTCGCCGGCCTGGTTGATGGTGCCGGCAAACACCTTGTCGCCCACGGTTTTTTCCACCGGCAGGCTCTCGCCGGTGATGGGGGCTTGGTCGATGGTCGAACGGCCGGCGACCACGTCACCGTCCAGGCCAACGCGCTCACCAGGACGCACCCGCACCCGCGCACCGAGGACAATGGCCTTGACCTCCTGTTCCAGCCAGGTGCCATCGGCCTGTTGTACGGTGGCTCGTTCCGGGGCCATTTGCATTAAGCCGCTGATAGCGTTACGCGCCCGGTCCAGGGATTTGGCTTCGATCAACTCGGCCACGGTGAACAGGAACATCACCATTGCCGCTTCCGGCCATTGCCCGATCAGCACGGCGCCGGTCACGGCGATGCTCATCAGCGCGTTGATGTTCAGGTTGCGGTTTTTCAGGGCGATCCAGCCCTTCTTGTACGTAGCGAGGCCGCCGCTGAGGATCGACACCAGCGCCACCAAGGCGACCACCCAGTCTGGCGCGGCGTTGGTGAAGTGGATCACTTCGGCGCCCAGGGCGGTGACGCCGGACAGCGCCAACGGCCACCAGGGCTTGGCCGCGGCCGGCGCGGTGTGGGTGGTTTTGTCCTGGCCCGGCGTCAACGGCTCGGCCTGCATGCCCAGGGATTGAATGGCGTCGATGATCGGCGCATCGCTGGGCAGCTCATGGGTCACGCCCAGCACGCGGTTGATCAGGTTGAACTCCAGCTGCTGCACGCCCTTGAGCTTGCCAAGTTTGTTCTGGATCAGCGTCTGCTCGGTGGGGCAGTCCATGGCCTCGATGCGAAAACTGCTCAGCCGCCCGCCGTCCGTCGGGGCTTTGCCGAGGTTGACCACCGTCGGTGCGGCTTTCGAGGCGCAGCAGGAATGGCCGTGGTCATGGCCATGGTCGGGTTTGTGGGTGTGAATGGAATCGCTCATCGGGTGACGTCCGTGAAAAGTGCCTGTTGCACAGTAAAGACCCTGTAGCCACTATAGGGTCAAGCACCTATTTGGGAGGCAACGCGATGAAGATCGGAGAACTGGCAAAGATCACCGACTGCCAGGTCGAAACCATCCGCTATTACGAGCGTGAAGGCCTGCTGCCGGAACCGGCCCGCAGCGATGGCAATTACCGCGTCTACACCCAGGCCCATGCCGAACGGCTGACGTTTATCCGCAACTGTCGCACCCTGGACATGACCCTGGAGGAAATCCGCAGCCTCCTGGTCCTGCGCGATAGCCCCCAGGACCAATGTGAAAACGTCAACGCGCTGATCGACGAACACATCCACCACGTCAGGGCTCGCATCGACGGCCTGTTGGCCTTGCAGACACAACTGATCGACCTGCGCCATCGCTGCAGCGAAGGGCCGGACCTGGATCAATGCGGGATCTTGCAGCGCCTGGAGGTGAGCGGGGCGGTGGCGCCGGAGGTGGAGCATTCACATGTGGGGAGGAGTCATGGGCATTGAGTGCCCCAAGCCACCGATCTTGACCCCATGGAGATCCAATGTGGGAGCGAGCTTGCTCGCGATAGCGGCTTAGCAGTCAACATCTATGTTGAATGTAATGGCCTGATCGCGAGCAAGCTCGCTCCCACAGGGGGATGGCGGTGTTGGTTAGACCGCCATCGGCGCGGTCATCGGCGCGTGGTGTTGGTAGCCTTCGAGGGAGAAGTCGCTCGGTTCGACCAACTCCAGCCACTCTGGCTGGTACACGCCGGTCTTGGCAAACTCCGGCACACGTTCGGAAATTACCAGTTTCGGCATCGGGAACGGCTCGCGCGTGAGCTGTTCGTTGAGCATGTCCAGGTGATTTTCGTAAACGTGGGCATCACCGATGAAATAGGTGAACCAGCGCGGCGTGTAGCCGGTCAGGCGGCCGATCAGGCTCAGCAGCGCGGCACCTTCGGTGAGGTTGAACGGCGTGCCCAGGCCCAGGTCGTTGGAGCGGATGTAGAGGGTCAGGGAAATTTCCCTGGTCTCGACATTCGGGTGGAACTGATAGAGCAAATGGCACGGTGGCAGGGCCATTTCATCGAGCTGGGCGCAGTTCCAGCCGTGGAACAGGATACGGCGGCTGCCCGGGTCCTTGATGATGGTGTCGACGCACTGGCGCACCTGGTCGATGGCCTTGTACAGCACCACGTAGGTCTGGCCGTTTTCCTCGCCTTCGGCGATTTGCCGGTAACCCTGGGCCAGCGTCTGCTCGATAGCCGCGGGGTTGCTCAGGGGAATCTGTTTGTAGGCCGGCCACTTGCGCCATTGCACGCCGTAGATCTCGCCCAGGTCGTCCTCGCCCTGGCGGAACGGGTTGGCCAGCCATTGGGCATTTTCGTTGGCGTTCTGGTCCCAGACCTTACAACCCAGGGCGCGGAATTCGGCAGCGTTGTTGACCCCACGCAGAAATCCGCACATCTCGCCGATGGCCGATTTAAACGCCATTTTACGGGTGGTGATGGCCGGGAAGCCGTCTTTCAAGTCATAGCGCAGCATGGCACCGGGGAAACTGATGGTGTTCACGCCGGTGCGGTTGGCTTGCTTGGTGCCGTTCTTGATGACGTGGGCCACCAGATCGAGATATTGCTTCATGAGTTACCTGTGTCCTTGAACCCGAGGCCAGCGCCTCGGGGTCCGAATTTTTAAACCTTGGCCGCCGCAGCCGGCGCGCGATGATAAGCCAGCCAGATCAGCGCCAGGCCACCAATGATCATTGGCAGGCACAACACCTGGCCCATGGTCAGCCAGTTCCACGCCAGATAACCGAGCTGGGCGTCCGGTACGCGGACGAATTCAACGATGAAACGGAAAATTCCGTAGAACAGCGCGAACATGCCCGACACCGCCATGGTCGGCCGCGGCTTGCGCGAGAACAGCCAGAGGATCAGGAACAATGCCACGCCTTCAAGGGCGAACTGGTACAGCTGCGACGGGTGGCGCGGCAATTGCGTCGGGTCGCTGAACGGCGGGAAGATCATCGCCCACGGCACATCGGTCGGCTTGCCCCACAGTTCGGCGTTGATGAAGTTGCCGATACGCCCGGCGCCCAGTCCGATCGGCACCATCGGGGCGACGAAGTCCATCAGCTCGAAAAACGACTTGTTGTTGCGCTTGCCGAACCACAGTGCTGCCAGCATCACGCCAATGAATCCGCCGTGGAACGACATGCCGCCCTTCCAGACCTCGAAGATCAACGTCGGATTGGCCAGGTACGCGCTCAGGTCGTAGAACAATACATAACCCAGGCGGCCACCGACGATCACGCCCATGGACAGCCAGAACACCAGGTCC
This genomic window contains:
- a CDS encoding thymidylate synthase, whose amino-acid sequence is MKQYLDLVAHVIKNGTKQANRTGVNTISFPGAMLRYDLKDGFPAITTRKMAFKSAIGEMCGFLRGVNNAAEFRALGCKVWDQNANENAQWLANPFRQGEDDLGEIYGVQWRKWPAYKQIPLSNPAAIEQTLAQGYRQIAEGEENGQTYVVLYKAIDQVRQCVDTIIKDPGSRRILFHGWNCAQLDEMALPPCHLLYQFHPNVETREISLTLYIRSNDLGLGTPFNLTEGAALLSLIGRLTGYTPRWFTYFIGDAHVYENHLDMLNEQLTREPFPMPKLVISERVPEFAKTGVYQPEWLELVEPSDFSLEGYQHHAPMTAPMAV
- the lgt gene encoding prolipoprotein diacylglyceryl transferase, which gives rise to MLPYPQIDPVALAIGPLKIHWYGLMYLIGIGGAWLLASRRLNRFDPTWNKEKLSDLVFWLSMGVIVGGRLGYVLFYDLSAYLANPTLIFEVWKGGMSFHGGFIGVMLAALWFGKRNNKSFFELMDFVAPMVPIGLGAGRIGNFINAELWGKPTDVPWAMIFPPFSDPTQLPRHPSQLYQFALEGVALFLILWLFSRKPRPTMAVSGMFALFYGIFRFIVEFVRVPDAQLGYLAWNWLTMGQVLCLPMIIGGLALIWLAYHRAPAAAAKV
- a CDS encoding heavy metal translocating P-type ATPase; the encoded protein is MSDSIHTHKPDHGHDHGHSCCASKAAPTVVNLGKAPTDGGRLSSFRIEAMDCPTEQTLIQNKLGKLKGVQQLEFNLINRVLGVTHELPSDAPIIDAIQSLGMQAEPLTPGQDKTTHTAPAAAKPWWPLALSGVTALGAEVIHFTNAAPDWVVALVALVSILSGGLATYKKGWIALKNRNLNINALMSIAVTGAVLIGQWPEAAMVMFLFTVAELIEAKSLDRARNAISGLMQMAPERATVQQADGTWLEQEVKAIVLGARVRVRPGERVGLDGDVVAGRSTIDQAPITGESLPVEKTVGDKVFAGTINQAGELEYTVTAAADHSTLARIIHAVEQAQGARAPTQRFVDQFSKIYTPAVFVLALAVAVLPPLFMGAAWFDWIYRALVLLVVACPCALVISTPVTIVSGLAAAARKGILVKGGVYLEGGYKLDYLALDKTGTITHGKPVQTDYLVLDPTVESTAPDLAAALAARSDHPVSRAIANAAVDKQRAAQVVDNFAALPGRGVRGDINGQTYHLGNHRLVEDLGLCSPELEEKLFALEKQGKSVVLLLDGSGPLALFAVADTVKDSSREAIRQLHDLGIKTLMLTGDNAHTAEAIAAQVGIDQARGDLLPEDKLQAIEALYAQGHRVGMVGDGINDAPALARSEIGFAMAAAGTDTAIETADVALMDDDLRKIPAFIRLSRQTSSILKQNIALALVIKVIFLGVTFAGFATMWMAVFADMGVSLLVVFNGLRLLRK
- the cadR gene encoding Cd(II)/Pb(II)-responsive transcriptional regulator, with translation MKIGELAKITDCQVETIRYYEREGLLPEPARSDGNYRVYTQAHAERLTFIRNCRTLDMTLEEIRSLLVLRDSPQDQCENVNALIDEHIHHVRARIDGLLALQTQLIDLRHRCSEGPDLDQCGILQRLEVSGAVAPEVEHSHVGRSHGH